In the genome of Paralichthys olivaceus isolate ysfri-2021 chromosome 10, ASM2471397v2, whole genome shotgun sequence, the window AGCCTGCCTCACAGTTGCTTCCGGATCCAGCACTATGCCGGCAAGGTACTATAGATTATTCTGCGCACAGAACAACAAGAAGTGCAGATAAAATCTACAAGATGTGTGTTGAAGTGCTGAAAAAGAATTTCTGAAAACGCTTTTTCTTCACCCGTGTTTCTACTTTTTCATCAAGGTGCTGTACCGTGTCGAGGGATTTGTGGACAAGAACAATGACTTGTTATACCGAGACCTCTCACAGGCCATGTACAAGGCTAACCACAGCCTCATCAAACAGCTATTTCCTGAGGGCAACCCTGCCAAAGTCAACCTGAAGAGACCACCGACTGCTGGATTCCAGTTCAAAGCATCAGTGGGCACGCTGATGAGGAACCTGCAGACCAAAAACCCAAACTACATACGGTAACTGCTGTCTTTTATACAGAAGATATCAGTTGTTACTTGTTACAGATAATGGCTTGATATCTTGGCATATTGGCATATCATTTTTGGGCCATTTGAACATTCTGATAAAATTCTTGGAACAGCTGCTTCTAATGTTGTCTAGAATAAAACAGAATCTCCCAAACCTATTTGATtaaagggatggatggatggctaGGTCGATGGATGGGTGGATTTTAATTCCTCATATCACAGCCTTTCAAAAATGTAAAGTCCATATCAGATTTTTCTAATAGTGTGATATCTGCTCTGTACATTGTTCCAGCTGTAGTTTGAAAAACTTCTCTTCTTGCTTCCAAAGATGCATCAAGCCCAACGACAAGAAAGCATCCCACATCTTCACCGACTCTCTGGTGCGCCATCAGCTGCGCTACCTGGGCCTGATGGAGAACGTCCGCGTCAGGAGAGCGGGCTACGCCTTCCGCCAGCCCTACGAGCCTTGCCTGGAGCGCTACAAAATGCTCTGCAAACGCACCTGGCCCCATTGGCGAGGACCCGCCAGGTAACAGTCGTTTCTTCCAAAGCAGAGACTAATAGGGGGGCAGGTGGGCAGGGGGACTAAAGAAAGGGGGGGATTGTTGCTGGACACCTGCCGGAATAAATCGCTCCAAGGTTTGTGTGAACTGAGAAATGCTCAGAGAGGTTTTTAACTAAGGAACTGAGCCTCAGACTGCTCCCAGTGGAGTGACTGTGACCAGTGGTAATAGATTGTAGTTGGAGTGGTCAGTTGGCAGGTGTGACTGTGGAGCTGTGAGAATGTGAAGCAGGTTAGTGCTGGAAAAAGGCTCGGATGACTTTCACTGGATTAAAGGCTCAAAAGAGGGAAATAATACTGTAAGCTGAATTTAATAACACTTTACCCAACAGAGTGGAATATGTCTACAAGCTTATTGAAAGTTTTCTAAATGTGAACTCGAGACTTAAACGTCCTTTATAATTACTGATGGTTGTGCACTTTTATTACCATCCACTATCTGCCATCTTGTCACGTACTAGTTGCTCACTGTCGGGAAGAAATGAGCCATTCCCTCACTGAACCACAACATGTTGAGACGTTTTGAACTTATCTGTCTCCTCCGTTCCACACCAGCCAGAGTTGCATGTTTTCATCCACTGTGCTGGCAAAAGCACTGATTCTTATCTGCTCTGCCACACATCACTATCTTGTTGTTCAGCTTTCCTCCTCAGTGCTTAGAGTGATATGTTTCATTCTCCTTTAATCACTCCTTCTCCCTCTAACTGGAGCAATCCTCTCtctatcctcctcctcttcccgaTGTGTCCACATCCCCTCgatgctgcttttaagttgtgCTCATGTTGTTTGAAGTGTGAATTTAGTTTTGGACGACTCCTCTGGCTTTCCATAGGGAAGGAGTGGAGGTGCTGATGAGCGAACTCCCGGTTCCTGCAGAAGAGTTCTCCTATGGCCGCTCCAAGATCTTCATCAGGAACCCAAGAACggtacaaaacacacatttatgcaCTTTTAACTTGTGCCCCTTAAATGTCTTTATTCCTGCCAGCGTTGTCATCTGCTTTGTCCTCCACCGTGCTCAGCGCCGTGCTTTTCTCACAGTAAGAAGTTTGTAAAGCAGGGTGGGTTGCGCTCGGAGCCCCCACTCTGGCAATTAGCATCCAACCACTGCTCTGCAAACACATGGTTTCACTTAGCCGTCCCATCTAACATGGGAAATGAACGTCTTTGCTCTGCGCTTGCAGGCTCCTCGACTGTTCGAGCCTGCAGCCATTTGAATAGAGTTCCCCCACATCCCCCCAACCCAGCTTTGACCAAACAAAGCTTGGAATAACATGATCTCACACTACgggaatttttattttctcctatAATCGCTTTTTCTATCTGATCAACTTATCTCCCTCATATATCTGCAGCTGTGTAATCACTCGGGTATAGAGTGTAGTTCAGCAGGTCGTGATCAAAGTTTCtagaaaatattaaacggagccACACCTCGAGCTTGATTGTTACATAGGTTTGAGAAATTGTTGTATGGAGCCATTAAATGCAATTCTGAGTGAGTTACATTAAAACACCCAGTAGTCTGAAGATGAATGAATGGTGCACTCCCTTTACAGCGACATTAAAATGTTGCTTGTACATCACTGATGACCTGAAGTCGTTTCACACAggtcatttttttattgtattactTAAGGCCTGAGCAGTAAACCTGTGGAAGGACTGTACTTTGGTCCTGATATCACTGAATCACTATTCGCtttgataaaatgtgtttttattgatctATAACTATGTTGAAAAAGATTATACACCTTCTCAAATAAATccaatagacacacacattgtataagttgtttctgttgtctctgtttacttcagttcaattcttctctcttcctgcagctcttcttcttggaggagaggaggaggcaatGTCTGCAAGACCTGGCCACACTCATTCAGAAGATCTACCGTGGCTGGAAGTGCCGCAgccacttcctgctgctgaaaAAGAGTCAGATAGTGGTGGCAGCGTGGTACCGCCGATACGCGGTGAGTCCCTCGCTGAGGAATCAAAGAAATCCATACACAGAGCAAAATGAACAGATTGGCTTTGATGCATTAGgtgtttttaaatcttctcCTTTTCCAtccaacagcaacaaaaaaagtaCCAGAGGATCAAGAGCGCCACCACAGTGGTGCAGTCCTACACCCGAGGATGGCAGGTGTGCACCTTCCATTGAACCCGCTGTTTAGACTAAATTGAGGCAGAGAGCAATGCAGAAACtacaacagaaacattaaacGGTCTGCTTGCTTGCTTGTTATTTTTCCACCAGGCCCGCAAACTCCTGAGAGAGCTGAAATATCAGAAGCGATGTGAAGAGGCAGTGACCACCATCTCAGCATACTGGCACGGCACCCAGGTACTGATGCATTGAAGTGCAGAGGGATATCAGAGGGTGAGGTGTTTACCTCAACAAAAACCAGCCAGGGTTTGATGCCGACTTTTTATCCATGTTGAAAAAGGCTACTCTGGAGAACTTAACAGTTTTGCCTTCAGCTCTTGTTTTTCATCATATGCAGTCCCTGCCTAATGGCCTCACAGTgttacaaaaaaaatctattctttAACAAAGCTCTTCTTGATATCATTGCTGCTGTTTCCCTTTAATCCTGCTTCTCTTTCTGATCACACAAACTGcaacttctctttttttctttcccctccctCCCAATTCTCTGTCACCTCCCTTTTGATGATTATTTTCCTTCTCACATCCTTACCTAACGCCCATCACATCCCACCAGGCTCGGATGGAGCTGAGGCGTCTAAAACAAGAAGTGCGGAATAAACATGCCGTGACAGTAATTTGGGCATACTGGCAGGGAACCAAGGTATTTCCGACCAGCCATAGTGTGTCGCTGTCCCAGCTGTCTTGTCACCCCCCTCCCATTCACCGCATCCCATCCCATCCCATTTTCAGTTaatagagcagcagcagccgctctGAGTGGAACCCAGTCCTTCTGCTGTCCAATGGCCTGATTAATGTGCCTTATTGTTGTTTGTCCTCTTCTATTTTGTCCCTGTTACATGTAGGATTGTCTGGACATGTTTTGGttcttgttgttttaatatttcagatAAGAAAACTGATTTCTGGACAAATAAACACcaaatatatctttttttaatagtCACACTCAGATCCTAAAAAGTAGCTTGTGTTTAAAATTCAGTTTTGGTTTGGTATCTATCCAGTCTGGTGTTTTCATGCAATCTAATAATTAATTCAGCCATACAGTGCCCACCGCCCACGATCTTTCACTGAGCTTTTTTATTCAAGCTCATGCTGTGAAGCCTAATTTTAATATACTGATGTGCCGACAGAGAAACAGCAGGAAGCTCTTACACATAAACATCCAATAATTTCAGTATGATGACACTTAAAAAGCCTCAGTGGGTATAATCACAGCCACTGTGCAGATTTTAAAGTCTGCGTGACGTACCATTATCTTATCAGTATTTATCATACTCACCTCAGATATTCTTAGTTGTTAATAatcaatcatttatttcaagGTCTCATTGCCTGTTGATAATGATCCATTCTGACTCCTAATACGCTGTTAAAGATTATTCTGTCTTGTATGTGAACTTTGTTCCTGGGGAACATGACAGCCTCTTATCGAAGCTACAGATAACACAGAGGAGACTCTCCCATTGTGGTACCATGGCTCCATTTTAATTAGTCACATGACATGAACATCGCTCATTGTTTTCACGCATGTTGACGTTGCCCGCCGATTGTCTCGTCTCTCGACGTACTCTGTTGTCTTTCGTCAGTGTTGCTCAAACACTCATTGCCTCTCCTGAGACAATTTCAGCTCTGACTGTCACTGAAATTAACCTCCTCCACAACTGCCACTGCTTTTCATCAGGCCCGGAGAGAGCTGCGTCAACTGAAGGAGGAGGCGAGGAATAAACACGCTGTGTCGGTCATTTGGGCCGGCTGGCAGGGCACCAAGGTATTTTGGAAGCCtgccgattttttttttttaacttcccGTGACTCCGTGACTTGCTGCCTACGTCAACCCATTACCAACTCCCCATTCTACCCAGAAAACTtcatcatttgcattttcatttacattgaGTACATATGTAAGGCAGTTTACCACCATacaccacacacgcacacaagctGTTGTCCCCTGGATGTGGGAGTTAAAAAAGTCCTCTTGCTAACTTGGTGTTATTCTCAAATACTGTCTTTGCAGCTCTGTCTGCAAAATTGTAATTTTCCGTATGTAAATACTAGTTAGTGACTCACTGTTACGTGGGCGACGCCATCCCATGGGAGACGCAgtcgcacactcacacacacacacacaacgaggACAGATGTCACTGCAcgccccctgctcctcctgcatgaCTTCTTCTATCTTGTGTAGCTGCTGCATGTTTACCCTTTGCCTTGCagtgctgtttgtcttttagaTGGATCTGTTTGGATTGTTTGAGGTGACCTCTGCTGCCTGAGCTGTGACTTTTGCTCTTCGCCTTTTTGAAGCCCCAACTCTGTTTCCCTTCCAGAAGTTCCCCTGATAACAGTTGATTTGACCTACAGAGCCATATTCCTATTCTGGATGCTGGAGCAGTAGAGCTGTACTTTTACAGTCTCTTCATGGTCACACAGGGCTCGTGTgtagtgtgtatgagtgtgtttgtgtatttgatgCGTGCTGACCTGAGGCAAAacagtatctctctctccttcttctatTGTCTCTTGGCTTCATTTGTTCCCGCTCTGTTTCTCCTCCCGCCCACCCCCTGAACAGGCTCGCAGGGAGCTGCGGAGACTGAAGGAAGAGGCCCGGCGTAAGCACGCCGTCGCTGTGATTTGGGCCTACTGGCAGGGACTCAAGGTACCTACCAGCCCCCAGCGGCACAGCTCCTCACCAAGTCTGCCACCTACTCATCACCCCTGACTCAACTCCTCCTCATCTTATCCCATCCTTCTTTGTGCTGGTCTTTAGGAAGCCACTCTCTGCCAAGTGTTGTGATCCCACTCAGTTCATTATCCTGCCATGGTTTTAAAGGGTTAAGCCCATAGGGACATGAGTAATCAGGTGGTAATTAGCTGATGTATTAAATAAGATTAAATTGCAAACTAGCGTAATATTTCCACCATCAAAACTGTAATACACCAACTGGCTTTGAAATACCTGATTTCAGTGACTTCTATACGACCACAACAGTGATTTTTTCACGTTTCCCCCTCAATTCCGTTTGTGTAGTCCTCTTGCGACTCCTAGGATTTGCAATCCTTCATCATTTATCCCCTTGTCACCCACATTAACTGTGATCTCCTCCTGAAGGAGAGGTTCACCcaaatcagaaaacaaacatttactgttACCCCAGTGGTTTCCAGACATGaagaaattgttttatttgagtcTTCTGCTGACACTCTGTGACGAGAACGTGAATAGAATTTTCATTGAGATGCTTAAATCACTGGGAAAACTCCTATTTTGAAAAACTGAAACCAAGCCCTGGTTTCTCAAAATAATCCACAGCCTTCAAAGCGGCAGTTTTCATCGGAACAATTTCTCTGGTAGGAAATAGCAAAGATGTGACGAGCTAACTTTGGTTTTTAATGCTAAAAATTTAAACCAACAGAGCCTGACAGACGTggcagacactgtgtgtgtgtctcttctcAACATCTTTCTCAGTCTGCTTCTTCTGTATCTGTGAAACTAACCCCATTCACAGCAGCACTGTTTTGTCTAACCGTTTTTGTCCCACCTGTTCTTTCTCTgacttcaggtgtgtgtgtgtcctcatttTGGAGATTATCTGTTATGTGTTCAGTTCGGTTTCATCACTTGTCATTGTTGCAGCTTTAATCTTTTCATCATGTTAATTGCACCTCATCATGCACAATGCACCTGTTTACATCTCCATATGTACAGTTAAGGTCAGCATGAAGGTCTGTTTCATAACCATCATTGACTTTTCAGTAATTCCTTTGTTGTTAATTCCAACAGCTCGGAGTTTACTTTGTCTGTTTCAGTTGTTCATCGTTTGTGACTAACCAGATGTCTGTTATTTTGTCTGTACTGCCATCCTCCTGTCACTGTTGTCTTACTCTTCCCCGCTTCACATCAAACTAACTGGTGAAAATAAGTGACTGaaagtttatttgtttttaactttttctgCTCTAACAGATCCGCAGAGAATACAGAAAATTCTTCAGGGCGAATGCAGGCAAGAAGATCTATGACTTCACCATCCAGAGAATTGTAcgtaattattataattatacaaTTATTAGCTTAGTCCACACTGTCCCAAGTTAACGAGAATATCCTTGCCTTACAATTCTCGTTTGTTTCCATTTGTCCAGATGCAAAAGTACTTCCTGGGTCTGAAGAGCAACTTGCCCTCCATGTCACCCATAGACAAGAAATGGCCTGCAAGACCTTATCTCTTCCTGGATGGAGTCCACACAGAGCTCCGGAGAATCTTCCATCTTTGGAGGGTCAGTCTCAAAAATCCAGATCCAATCATTTCTATTGCATTtcagttttctgtcatttcatgaCGATGATGACACAACAGCTTTAAATTGGAGCCACTAGACAACTGTAAATTATTGATAAGTGTCAGATTAGAGTATAAGAAGTGTGAATACaatagaaacaaagaaatatgaATTATTGGACATGCAATACAGAGCTAAATGAATAATAGCCTGAGCGAAAGTGTAACATTTAAGATATTTTTAAGTATTAGAGACCACAATCTCAGAAACTTTATAGTTATTTCAGCTTTGAATGAACAAAAAACGTTACTATTACATGCAAAATGTATAATGTACATTGTGTACAGTGTTTTTTCTGAGCTACTCTGTATCACCCACAGTGAGTAAGTAACCCCCAGAAGTAAAGAAACGTAGGACAATGcagacagtctgtggtactgtgagCACATCGGTTGCTTCTGCAGCTAAAAAGGTTTATTATTTCCTCCTatgaaaatcaatatttttcataaagatACTTATCAGAGTAGGTGGAAGGATTTTAAGGGATTTGCTCACTGAAGACCCTTGCCCTCCTCAGAGACCCTCTGATAATCCACACCGAGCTCCACAGGATCCTCTAAGAACGGTGAAGTCATGTTTCAAAGTGCTTTTATACTAGTTGAGCTCTTTtctccaacttaacctgctGCAGGTTAGCCGtgcagcataagttaccatggtgatttacccagATAAGAAGTGAACCTGAAGTTCCCCCGATAACTGCAAATCTTGCTTTGTAGTACAGGCCCCAGGTTTCTGGCATGGATTTTGGGTTGTCGTGGTGATGCGTGGTCATTGGGAATGAAAAAAGTTGGTGCTGCCAAACTCTTGGAAACACTTCCCTCAACAAACTGATGTTTGAACGATGGACATGCAATTCTGCAGACATTTTTCCAATCAGCATTCACACTGCACCCGCCCTCATGGCTAACGACACTTGTGACTTTGTGACAtttgacaaaatttcacctctTAATTTCACCTTCCTTGACCAGCCCATGTGCAAACATCCTGCTGCGTGACCAGCATCTGGATACACCACATCTGTCAGGTGGATGGACGATCTTGGCAAAGGAGACGTGTTCAGTAACTCAGATTTAGACACATTTGTGAACAGAACTTGAGAGACAAAAGCCTTTTGTGTTGGTTCTACCAGAACTGATACAAAAAGACAGCTACGatctttttaatttaactcATGAGACATGGGAGCAAAGACATAAATGTTGctatattgttttgttgttgtttttatttagcaAGAGTCTCTTGATTTAACgtctcttgtgtttgtgtgttcagtgcAAGAAATACAGGAGCCAgttcacagaggagaagaaagctgTGTATGAAGAGAAGCTGGAGGCAAGTGAGATCTTCAAGGATAAAAAGGCTCTCTACCCGAGCAGGTACCCAATACTCACTGGAGAAAAGTGCTGTTTATTTCACGCTGTATAAAAAGAATATCTCTTGACATTTGTTCTTTTTGATAGATAAGTAGATTAGTGAATCTCTAATTCCGCAGCAAAAGCATCAGACGTCTTGCGTGCCACACGTGGGGAAcaactgtgtctttgtgttgtgtctcaGTGTGAGTCAGCCCTTCAAAGGAGACTACCTGGAGATCAGCAAGAACCCCAAGTACCAGAAACTCAGCAGTGCGATGGAGGAGAAGGTTCTGCTGGCGGATGTGGTTAACAAGATCAACAGAGCAAATGGCAAGGTTAGAAAGACCACTTCACCGTCCTTTCACCTTGTTCAAGAGCTGCAAAGTCCAAATAATATCTATTTTATTACATTGTGGCCTGATCCACACAGGTCTAGTACGgtaaaaaaatgttgtgtttttttatatttcatcacACTGTGCAGCAACCTGCTGTCTGACAGTTTAACAACCTGCATTAGTGTTGTTCCAGCAGGTAGCAGACGTGTCCGCACAAGTTCACAGTGTGTTACACTTTACCCAGACCCACATCATgagacacagcagcaacaaaatacACTTCAAAACCTGTTTTCACCGTCTGCATCTGCCAATGTCATAATTTTGATACATTGCACAATATTAGAATGACGTAAGACACGTTTAAATCGACACCTATATTCTTATTATAACCTGACTAAGACTGAAGTATGAATAAGACTCTGCcatgaaaacagcattttctgattaacCCAAATAAGTTCATCAAACTAAGAAATGGTGATTATTCTGACAGTCTCATTATGTCCACATGTATTATCACATCATAACATCTTGTATTGTGCGGCATCGACATGCGACAGTTTCCAACTGCTTGATGTTGTATGCCCTGGGTTCAAGTCTAAGTTGTAGCAATTTAATATTGAAGTGAGTTAAATTCAGATTCTACTTGTAAACGAGAATATCAATTGAATAATGTTGTTTACATGATTTGCTAATTGAATAATATCTTATGAATAAGGTCAATAAACGTAATATTGCTGttaatgcaaacacattcaTTGTGTCTCATTTCTTCTCTGACTTTCAGGGAACAGCTCGGATCTTCCTGCTGACTAAGAACAGCGTGGTCCTGGCTGACCAGAAGACGGGCCAGGTGAAGGCCAGCGTCCCTCTGCCAGACCTGACTAGTGTGTCGGTCAGCACACAGAGTGACGGCTTCTTTGCTCTCAAACTCAAAGAGGTAAGCGAAAAAATTGTTCGAGCAGAATCATGATTCCCTTCTATTTTGGTTTGTTCAATCCACATTCTTGTGATCTTGATTTTCTCATCCAACTCtctgcaagaaagcaaataagaatGTCCCttaattatttaacttttcctttgAATCCTGCAGTTAAACATTGTTCACTTGTGCAGGAGAGCTGTGAGGTTATTTTGAATATGTATGGATGCCAAACCAAGTAGTTAGACTACATTTCTGTACAGGGTGGAAGTGGAGCCTGCAGTGATCTAGCTTCCACTAACTGAAATAGATTTGCTCCATTTGCCTAAATGAAATTGTACTGTTGGGTTAAATGCTCATGGGAAATCTCTCACCTCAGTTAGTGCTGACTCCAACATTTTTTGTCCAGTGCTTTTAGCTTTTTATTGAACTTGAGCAACACAAGAAGTAAACATTTTACAGGAGTTAAGCATTTCCTGTTAACCAAACCCCAGGCACCTGATTGacaaaaaccacacacagacacacagcgtacacacacactcattgaaaggtaaaattacaaaacaaagaAGGTTGTTAATGAATATAGAGTATATGAATATAGAGTATGTAGAAAATACAACGAGCAAATGTTCGTATAAGGCGATAATAttggcaaaataaaatgtctgtttggaatgaaCTGACCAGCTGCAGGACTGAACAGAACAGTGAAGCTGcacttctgctgctgcacaaagagctgttcacctgtttattcaaagttcagtgaaactAATGAACGCCACTTACACCGATTAAGCCCAGCCACCGCTGCTAAAGAGCGCTGGTCACCTTTTTATACAAAGTTTATTAATACTGAATGTGTAATGTGTCACCAATTTCAACACTATACTCATTTGACCCtgaacaatacacatgccaagatAAAGGGTTCTCGAGATATGCGagtcacagacagagagacagagatttctggaagtAGTagaatagatggatagatggatgattaCATGACATCGAGCTCATGATGActgtaattgtgttattttactttagggctcagcctcagctgtcaaagGCGATTTCTTACTCAGCAGCGAGCACCTGATCGAGATCATCACCAAAATGCACCGCATGGGCACCACGGCCG includes:
- the myo1b gene encoding unconventional myosin-Ib isoform X2 codes for the protein MEVKTSLLDNMIGVGDMVLLEPLSEDSFLENLKNRFDHNEIYTYIGSVVISMNPYRSLPIFTPDKVEEYRNRNFYELSPHIYALADEAYRSLRDQDKDQCILITGESGAGKTEASKLVMSYVAAVCGKGQEVNKVKEQLLQSNPVLEAFGNAKTVRNDNSSRFGKYMDIEFDFKGDPLGGVISNYLLEKSRVVKQPRGERNFHIFYQLLSGASDDSLKKLKLHRDFSKYNYLSLDSAAVNGLDDSANFRTVRNAMQIVGFMEDEVQSVLELVAAVLKLGNIEFKPESRCNGTDESRIKDKNDLKEMCELLGIEQSVLERAFSYRTVEAKMEKVSTTLNVAQAYYARDALAKNLYSRLFSWLVTRINESIKAQAKTRHKVMGVLDIYGFEIFEDNSFEQFIINYCNEKLQQIFIELTLREEQEEYIREDIEWTNIEYFNNAIICDLIENNKNGILAMLDEECLRPGTVTDETFLDKLNTICAEHQHFESRLSKNSMFLSDHSLPHSCFRIQHYAGKVLYRVEGFVDKNNDLLYRDLSQAMYKANHSLIKQLFPEGNPAKVNLKRPPTAGFQFKASVGTLMRNLQTKNPNYIRCIKPNDKKASHIFTDSLVRHQLRYLGLMENVRVRRAGYAFRQPYEPCLERYKMLCKRTWPHWRGPAREGVEVLMSELPVPAEEFSYGRSKIFIRNPRTLFFLEERRRQCLQDLATLIQKIYRGWKCRSHFLLLKKSQIVVAAWYRRYAQQKKYQRIKSATTVVQSYTRGWQARKLLRELKYQKRCEEAVTTISAYWHGTQARRELRQLKEEARNKHAVSVIWAGWQGTKARRELRRLKEEARRKHAVAVIWAYWQGLKIRREYRKFFRANAGKKIYDFTIQRIMQKYFLGLKSNLPSMSPIDKKWPARPYLFLDGVHTELRRIFHLWRCKKYRSQFTEEKKAVYEEKLEASEIFKDKKALYPSSVSQPFKGDYLEISKNPKYQKLSSAMEEKVLLADVVNKINRANGKGTARIFLLTKNSVVLADQKTGQVKASVPLPDLTSVSVSTQSDGFFALKLKEGSASAVKGDFLLSSEHLIEIITKMHRMGTTAADREQLDIDISDEFLVQFKHDKVCVKFIQGVPKNGNSVSCKRKNNRLLEVSVPTTA
- the myo1b gene encoding unconventional myosin-Ib isoform X1; protein product: MEVKTSLLDNMIGVGDMVLLEPLSEDSFLENLKNRFDHNEIYTYIGSVVISMNPYRSLPIFTPDKVEEYRNRNFYELSPHIYALADEAYRSLRDQDKDQCILITGESGAGKTEASKLVMSYVAAVCGKGQEVNKVKEQLLQSNPVLEAFGNAKTVRNDNSSRFGKYMDIEFDFKGDPLGGVISNYLLEKSRVVKQPRGERNFHIFYQLLSGASDDSLKKLKLHRDFSKYNYLSLDSAAVNGLDDSANFRTVRNAMQIVGFMEDEVQSVLELVAAVLKLGNIEFKPESRCNGTDESRIKDKNDLKEMCELLGIEQSVLERAFSYRTVEAKMEKVSTTLNVAQAYYARDALAKNLYSRLFSWLVTRINESIKAQAKTRHKVMGVLDIYGFEIFEDNSFEQFIINYCNEKLQQIFIELTLREEQEEYIREDIEWTNIEYFNNAIICDLIENNKNGILAMLDEECLRPGTVTDETFLDKLNTICAEHQHFESRLSKNSMFLSDHSLPHSCFRIQHYAGKVLYRVEGFVDKNNDLLYRDLSQAMYKANHSLIKQLFPEGNPAKVNLKRPPTAGFQFKASVGTLMRNLQTKNPNYIRCIKPNDKKASHIFTDSLVRHQLRYLGLMENVRVRRAGYAFRQPYEPCLERYKMLCKRTWPHWRGPAREGVEVLMSELPVPAEEFSYGRSKIFIRNPRTLFFLEERRRQCLQDLATLIQKIYRGWKCRSHFLLLKKSQIVVAAWYRRYAQQKKYQRIKSATTVVQSYTRGWQARKLLRELKYQKRCEEAVTTISAYWHGTQARMELRRLKQEVRNKHAVTVIWAYWQGTKARRELRQLKEEARNKHAVSVIWAGWQGTKARRELRRLKEEARRKHAVAVIWAYWQGLKIRREYRKFFRANAGKKIYDFTIQRIMQKYFLGLKSNLPSMSPIDKKWPARPYLFLDGVHTELRRIFHLWRCKKYRSQFTEEKKAVYEEKLEASEIFKDKKALYPSSVSQPFKGDYLEISKNPKYQKLSSAMEEKVLLADVVNKINRANGKGTARIFLLTKNSVVLADQKTGQVKASVPLPDLTSVSVSTQSDGFFALKLKEGSASAVKGDFLLSSEHLIEIITKMHRMGTTAADREQLDIDISDEFLVQFKHDKVCVKFIQGVPKNGNSVSCKRKNNRLLEVSVPTTA
- the myo1b gene encoding unconventional myosin-Ib isoform X3, with amino-acid sequence MEVKTSLLDNMIGVGDMVLLEPLSEDSFLENLKNRFDHNEIYTYIGSVVISMNPYRSLPIFTPDKVEEYRNRNFYELSPHIYALADEAYRSLRDQDKDQCILITGESGAGKTEASKLVMSYVAAVCGKGQEVNKVKEQLLQSNPVLEAFGNAKTVRNDNSSRFGKYMDIEFDFKGDPLGGVISNYLLEKSRVVKQPRGERNFHIFYQLLSGASDDSLKKLKLHRDFSKYNYLSLDSAAVNGLDDSANFRTVRNAMQIVGFMEDEVQSVLELVAAVLKLGNIEFKPESRCNGTDESRIKDKNDLKEMCELLGIEQSVLERAFSYRTVEAKMEKVSTTLNVAQAYYARDALAKNLYSRLFSWLVTRINESIKAQAKTRHKVMGVLDIYGFEIFEDNSFEQFIINYCNEKLQQIFIELTLREEQEEYIREDIEWTNIEYFNNAIICDLIENNKNGILAMLDEECLRPGTVTDETFLDKLNTICAEHQHFESRLSKNSMFLSDHSLPHSCFRIQHYAGKVLYRVEGFVDKNNDLLYRDLSQAMYKANHSLIKQLFPEGNPAKVNLKRPPTAGFQFKASVGTLMRNLQTKNPNYIRCIKPNDKKASHIFTDSLVRHQLRYLGLMENVRVRRAGYAFRQPYEPCLERYKMLCKRTWPHWRGPAREGVEVLMSELPVPAEEFSYGRSKIFIRNPRTLFFLEERRRQCLQDLATLIQKIYRGWKCRSHFLLLKKSQIVVAAWYRRYAQQKKYQRIKSATTVVQSYTRGWQARKLLRELKYQKRCEEAVTTISAYWHGTQARMELRRLKQEVRNKHAVTVIWAYWQGTKARRELRRLKEEARRKHAVAVIWAYWQGLKIRREYRKFFRANAGKKIYDFTIQRIMQKYFLGLKSNLPSMSPIDKKWPARPYLFLDGVHTELRRIFHLWRCKKYRSQFTEEKKAVYEEKLEASEIFKDKKALYPSSVSQPFKGDYLEISKNPKYQKLSSAMEEKVLLADVVNKINRANGKGTARIFLLTKNSVVLADQKTGQVKASVPLPDLTSVSVSTQSDGFFALKLKEGSASAVKGDFLLSSEHLIEIITKMHRMGTTAADREQLDIDISDEFLVQFKHDKVCVKFIQGVPKNGNSVSCKRKNNRLLEVSVPTTA